A stretch of the Aspergillus puulaauensis MK2 DNA, chromosome 6, nearly complete sequence genome encodes the following:
- a CDS encoding uncharacterized protein (COG:S;~EggNog:ENOG410PY5A;~InterPro:IPR023213) — protein sequence MASIVHQYEAAQLEPASEWRLSGTSLVRRLRGVELLLKASEQFNDGNYQLTMKTTLETPLSCEQLRRRHQAAWWRTRRALPVVGVGYPTLDQATIELHQTADDAKQWAAQTCLVADNTTVSDVYLARSRTQTDALTTMTLVVDPIRGPRGYVLNMSHTLMSLDIFKIIQEFMFQLARPENELGIDAIFSRETTSKTTSRLPQSLSHAYALRHQPTPHDLQEAFALHQRSQERWSRSTVGIPLHPDHQHRPNRIHNKTITFEPSEAKTAFRFLKQSGVSLTAAFFACMTSGIAHSFPSTNASPEGAHLLFSANGRRYVPVSASNGQGPITMPILPASMWVDEKDVNLRPTSPQGLLRLARVIDEAQNQDLASPHIIAVWDQMGPALAKALEDAYNLPGGPPPPPSVGRPTLTSQGQFNCDLHKRTTDTGAGTAGTDRIRMTDFNTGGRSTDPSVCFALNSFRDELRFNLLFDEKFFDQHDVMHMAYVVARLFRRLVGLEPVAVARL from the exons ATGGCCTCCATCGTGCACCAGTATGAAGCCGCCCAGCTCGAGCCAGCGTCCGAATGGAGGCTGTCTGGGACCAGCCTCGTGCGCCGTCTTCGCGGCGTCGAGCTGTTGCTGAAGGCGTCGGAGCAGTTCAACGATGGGAAC TACCAATTGACTATGAAAACAACGCTGGAAACCCCCCTATCCTGCGAGCAGCTCAGAAGACGCCACCAAGCAGCCTGGTGGCGCACTCGACGCGCTCTCCCGGTTGTTGGCGTGGGCTATCCAACCCTCGACCAGGCTACGATCGAGCTGCATCAGACTGCCGACGATGCCAAACAATGGGCAGCGCAGACGTGCCTGGTGGCAGACAACACGACTGTCTCGGACGTGTATCTCGCCCGCTCGCGCACGCAAACGGATGCCCTAACCACCATGACGCTGGTCGTCGACCCCATCCGCGGCCCTCGAGGCTACGTGCTCAACATGTCGCACACCCTCATGAGCCTGGACATCTTCAAGATCATCCAGGAGTTCATGTTCCAGCTGGCCCGCCCTGAAAACGAGCTGGGCATCGACGCCATCTTCTCGCGAGAGACCACATCCAAAACCACCTCCCGCCTGCCTCAGTCCCTCAGCCATGCATACGCGCTTCGCCACCAGCCTACACCACACGACCTGCAAGAAGCCTTTGCCCTGCATCAACGCTCGCAGGAACGCTGGTCCCGGTCGACCGTTGGCATCCCCCTGCACccagaccaccagcaccggccaAACCGCATCCACAACAAGACCATCACCTTCGAGCCGTCCGAGGCAAAGACGGCCTTCAGATTCCTCAAACAGTCCGGTGTCTCCCTCAcagcggccttcttcgcgtGCATGACGTCCGGCATCGCACACTCGTTCCCTTCTACAAACGCCTCCCCCGAGGGCGCCcacctcctcttctccgccaaCGGCCGCCGCTACGTCCCCGTCTCAGCATCCAACGGCCAGGGCCCTATCACGATGCCCATCCTCCCAGCAAGCATGTGGGTGGACGAGAAAGACGTGAATCTGCGCCCCACCTCCCCGCAGGGTCTCCTCCGCCTGGCACGCGTCATCGACGAAGCTCAGAACCAGGACCTTGCCTCGCCGCACATCATCGCCGTCTGGGACCAGATGGGGCCTGCGCTGGCTAAGGCTCTCGAAGACGCATACAACCTCCCTGGAGGCCCTCCGCCACCGCCGTCCGTCGGACGACCAACGCTGACCTCGCAGGGCCAGTTTAACTGCGACCTGCATAAGCGGACGACAGATACTGGTGCAGGGACAGCAGGCACAGACCGCATCCGCATGACAGACTTTAACACGGGCGGACGCTCGACGGATCCCAGCGTGTGCTTTGCGCTGAATAGCTTCCGCGACGAGCTGCGGTTCAACCTCCTCTTTGATGAGAAGTTCTTTGACCAGCACGATGTCATGCACATGGCTTATGTTGTTGCGCGCCTGTTCCGCCGGCTGGTTGGCCTGGAGCCGGTGGCTGTTGCTCGACTATAA
- a CDS encoding uncharacterized protein (COG:S;~EggNog:ENOG410Q0A4;~InterPro:IPR023213,IPR003480;~PFAM:PF02458;~go_function: GO:0016747 - transferase activity, transferring acyl groups other than amino-acyl groups [Evidence IEA]): MFDLAPDDYTVVPLTLLDATQSNANIIARVGVIFDAPLCFDKLKESWYKTLAVRPIMQARVRRSRGAPSGLVYHVLTPQGMEKYLENQRTAPDHHKDFYCLDESHRSITDHCAGFGVGPSAPSHSYPTFVTDVADSDEEKRCTAFNGVKDLDEIIDTGRPIITIQVTRFCDATLVTISVSHILGDLATLKSLYAGWQSTLYGTPPPPFEQLGEDPFKAYGPGGELAGKEVHSNNPPLPPGWRVYGMLDKARFLSRFLWDTKITRPEKTISQKYLFISDAEINGLVAQAERDLVELEAKRKKKGIESKQPLAVTKSNVLHAWLLKNNHTHLGPNEWTTPVTVVNTRARPPTGLKPQHKGGDFPKNDWYGAAMATSLPPLRVGKLLAMPLGELALHIKDGIREGSSPENTRRFMAFTLHNALWTKPSGKLALFLPPNHNLSALTDWRLIKFNDIDFTPARLDGGSEKVVVCGFNAHMLTANTQRDMWVCMGQAAGGVWFIGIAGENQWKNPEGLGRFPFVQRRTSKL; encoded by the exons ATGTTCGACCTCGCCCCTGACGACTATACAGTCGTCCCCCTCACCCTGCTGGACGCGACGCAGTCCAA TGCCAACATTATC GCCCGAGTCGGCGTCATCTTCGACGCTCCCCTGTGCTTCGACAAACTCAAGGAATCATGGTACAAAACCCTCGCCGTCAGGCCCATCATGCAGGCCCGCGTCCGCCGCTCACGGGGCGCACCGTCAGGCCTCGTCTACCACGTCCTGACCCCCCAGGGCATGGAAAAGTACCTGGAGAACCAGCGCACAGCCCCAGACCACCACAAGGACTTCTACTGCCTGGATGAGTCGCATCGGTCCATCACCGACCACTGCGCGGGCTTCGGTGTCGGGCCCAGCGCCCCCAGCCATTCATACCCGACTTTTGTCACCGACGTCGCGGACtcggacgaggagaagcgctGCACGGCGTTCAACGGCGTCAAGGAcctcgacgagatcatcgacaCCGGTCGCCCGATCATCACAATCCAAGTGACGCGCTTCTGCGATGCCACTCTTGTCACCATCTCCGTCAGCCACATTCTGGGCGACCTGGCCACCCTCAAGTCCCTGTACGCAGGCTGGCAATCCACCCTGTATggaacaccaccaccaccctttGAACAGCTAGGCGAAGACCCCTTCAAGGCATACGGACCCGGCGGAGAGCTCGCGGGCAAGGAGGTGCACTCGAATAACCCTCCTTTACCACCAGGCTGGCGCGTCTATGGAATGCTCGACAAGGCCCGCTTCCTGTCGCGCTTCCTGTGGGACACCAAAATCACACGGCCCGAGAAGACCATATCGCAGAAATACCTCTTCATCTCAGACGCCGAGATAAACGGGCTGGTCGCACAGGCCGAGCGCGATCTCGTCGAGCTCGAAGCaaagcgcaagaagaagggcatcGAATCCAAACAGCCTCTCGCCGTCACCAAGTCCAACGTGCTGCACGCCTGGCTGCTCAAGAACAACCACACCCATCTCGGTCCAAACGAATGGACAACCCCTGTCACCGTCGTCAACACCCGCGCCCGTCCACCAACCGGTCTCAAGCCACAGCATAAAGGCGGCGACTTCCCCAAGAACGACTGGTACGGCGCCGCCATGGCGACCAGTCTCCCGCCGCTGCGGGTGGGCAAGCTCCTGGCCATGCCGCTAGGTGAACTGGCGCTGCATATCAAAGACGGGATCCGCGAGGGCTCGTCGCCCGAGAACACGCGGCGGTTTATGGCCTTCACGCTGCATAATGCGCTGTGGACGAAGCCGTCGGGGAAGCTGGCGCTGTTTCTGCCCCCGAATCACAACCTGTCGGCGCTGACGGATTGGAGGCTGATTAAGTTCAATGATATTGATTTCACGCCTGCGAGGCTGGATGGCGGAAGTGAGAAGGTGGTTGTTTGTGGGTTCAATGCGCATATGTTGACGGCGAACACGCAGAGGGATATGTGGGTTTGTATGGGCCAGGCTGCTGGGGGGGTCTGGTTTATCGGCATTGCTGGCGAGAACCAGTGGAAGAATCCAGAGGGCTTGGGCAGGTTTCCGTTTGTGCAGCGGAGGACGAGCAAGCTGTAG
- a CDS encoding glycosyltransferase (COG:S;~EggNog:ENOG410QDZP;~InterPro:IPR002213;~go_function: GO:0008194 - UDP-glycosyltransferase activity [Evidence IEA]), whose protein sequence is MHIAFLSNPASGQVNVLFATAQQLVDQGHLVTFLSAASCSSKIDRFRSAQQPCHQHLIRFISVGSGNAVRDFTAIIQTRMHLARRAPGDPVSLQTCNESSLGPADDHAATALSVREHLDQVDPDMICVDALTTALLTGVRLTKRKFILTVPCSPGLTALPGAFQPSLMATNRRGSWGTFFENMYLSMHDFIDSRRHPDRRAKHRLIKRLGLKSYGVSSDSSILSPHWEDDNCVASIHFNTQGLLDCPNQSPKTIFVGAGVAAEPSPSPLTPPPTTPSTPSLTPAGSFPELVWMDEAAVLGQDVVYINMGSMFIWEPAEFRACIEGFKAAHKKLNGRVRFLFKINSLPRTPSSTSTSEKEPAVEDLELPPFVRLTHWISNQTAVYTHPALKAFIHHGGGNSFNEAVHFAVPQLVLSQWLDTHEYATYAHKFGLGLRSEHPPWVEAGDIEAKILELLGARWAEFKANCRWWAYRSELGGGPEAAARIVLFHAQTQQFCAAQVGSQGRNQQSKPGSGSESKSTETETETDELTPPLSPVQVSAGFEKDAEGVKEIAIS, encoded by the exons ATGCATATCGCATTCCTGAGCAACCCTGCCTCGGGCCAGGTCAACGTCCTGTTTGCCACGGCGCAGCAGCTGGTGGACCAGGGCCATCTGGTGACATTCCTGTCTGCGGCCtcatgcagcagcaagatcGATCGCTTCCGCAGTGCCCAGCAGCCCTGCCACCAGCATCTGATCCGCTTCATCAGCGTGGGCTCCGGCAATGCGGTGCGAGACTT CACCGCGATCATCCAGACTCGCATGCACCTCGCACGCAGGGCGCCTGGCGACCCGGTCAGCCTGCAGACCTGCAATGAGTCTTCTCTCGGCCCAGCGGACGACCACGCTGCCACGGCCCTGAGCGTGCGAGAGCACCTCGACCAGGTCGATCCGGACATGA TCTGCGTCGATGCGCTGACCACGGCGCTCCTCACCGGCGTGCGCCTCACCAAGCGCAAGTTTATACTGACCGTGCCCTGCTCGCCTGGTCTGACTGCGCTTCCTGGTGCATTCCAGCCCAGTCTGATGGCTACAAACCGGCGGGGGTCATGGGGGACCTTCTTCGAGA ATATGTACCTCAGCATGCACGACTTCATCGACAGCCGACGCCACCCCGACCGTCGCGCAAAGCACAGGCTTATCAAACGTCTCGGGCTCAAGTCCTACGGGGTCTCCAGCGACTCTTCCATCCTCTCTCCCCACTGGGAAGACGACAACTGCGTCGCCAGCATCCACTTCAACACCCAGGGCCTCCTCGACTGTCCCAACCAGTCGCCCAAgaccatcttcgtcggcgcAGGCGTCGCAGCagagccctcgccctcgcccttgacTCCCCCGCCTACAACCCCGTCCACGCCGTCTCTCACCCCCGCCGGTTCATTCCCCGAGCTCGTCTGGATGGACGAAGCAGCCGTGCTCGGCCAGGACGTGGTCTACATCAACATGGGATCGATGTTCATCTGGGAACCCGCCGAGTTCCGCGCATGCATCGAGGGCTTCAAGGCTGCTCATAAGAAACTAAACGGGCGCGTCCGGTTCCTGTTCAAGATCAACTCGCTCCCTCGCACGCCGAGCTCAACCTCAACATCAGAAAAAGAACCAGCAGTAGAGGACCTAGAACTCCCCCCCTTCGTCCGCCTCACGCACTGGATCTCAAACCAAACCGCCGTCTACACACACCCCGCCCTAAAAGCCTTCATCcaccacggcggcggcaacTCCTTCAACGAAGCCGTGCACTTCGCCGTTCCCCAGCTGGTACTAAGCCAGTGGCTCGACACACACGAGTACGCAACCTACGCACACAAATTCGGCCTCGGCCTGCGCAGCGAACACCCGCCCTGGGTGGAGGCGGGGGATATCGAAGCTAAGATCCTGGAACTGCTCGGCGCGCGCTGGGCGGAGTTCAAGGCGAATTGCCGCTGGTGGGCGTATCGGAGTGAGCTGGGTGGTGGGCCTGAAgcggcggcgaggattgtTCTCTTCCATGCGCAAACGCAACAGTTTTGTGCTGCACAGGTTGGATCGCAGGGGCGGAATCAGCAGTCTAAGCCTGGGTCTGGGTCCGAGTCGAAGTCTACTGAGACGGAGACCGAGACAGACGAGTTGACGCCCCCGTTGTCCCCTGTGCAGGTCTCGGCTGGTTTcgagaaggatgcggagGGGGTCAAGGAGATTGCTATTTCGTGA
- a CDS encoding uncharacterized protein (COG:S;~EggNog:ENOG410PWNG;~InterPro:IPR023213,IPR010828), translating to MALGASTEKPYTQWRQVDGRWTRECTGVETGVSYNQNVRDGHTELTFNVPFSTSLATPELIQRVRNAWLVCHATHPEVAIQVSTGPEIPQTMTFKALQCEADAEAWLQESLRVVTDQHATDVARMTYNRRLPTKGKRNMLYLVTAGAADPEHPDQHCFVWNTSHTLTDIFSVVYFYNYLLHAVTQVPGDRNLAVSELDYSDIATRLPVTPITPYEQQHQPTREDREQAIAGAIAQAELYSSKMSSSIAMYPEPDAVSRSHSTYCIRLQYSLPESQSLLAFLRDQKLSITYAAAAATVLAIKQTYGKGHETGALLGITRNARRWLKTELELGEEGHRAPCASDVVFLWIPFKEEYFAASTKDTILQLGRAIRTEMGPHLTSPHYIASLSFTAGRFVSALAAEGEPTPSPQAPGFSPQGALPLTREFSSPTASIRAHDFEHSGRQINPSAWVGMFSLWERVTLSMGFDTKYYEPRTMEDFMALTKRNLGTLIP from the exons ATGGCCCTGGGTGCATCCACCGAGAAGCCCTATACGCAATGGCGCCAGGTCGACGGCCGGTGGACGAGAGAGTGCACTGGAGTCGAGACCGGCGTCTCCTACAACCAAAACGTCCGCGATGGCCACACTGAACTGACCTTCAACGTCCCGTTCAGCACCAGCCTGGCCACCCCCGAGCTCATCCAGCGCGTGCGCAATGCCTGGCTTGTTTGCCATGCAACGCACCCCGAGGTGGCCATCCAGGTGTCCACTGGGCCGGAGATTCCCCAGACCATGACCTTCAAGGCGCTGCAATGTGAAGCAGACGCAGAGGCATGGCTGCAGGAGTCTCTCCGCGTCGTCACCGACCAGCACGCAACGGACGTTGCTCGCATGACATACAATCGCCGTCTGCCCACCAAGGGGAAGCGCAACATGCTGTATCTTGTCACGGCTGGAGCGGCCGATCCGGAGCATCCTGACCAGCACTGCTTCGTCTGGAACACCAGCCATACCCTGACTGATATCTTCAGCGTCGTCTACTTTTATAACTATCTATTGCACGCCGTCACCCAGGTCCCTGGCGACCGGAACCTGGCTGTCAGCGAGCTCGACTACTCTGATATAGCTACTCGGTTGCCTGTAACTCCTATCACACCTtatgagcagcagcaccagccgACTAGAGAAGACAGAGAGCAGGCCATTGCCGGCGCAATCGCCCAGGCCGAGCTATACTCCTCAAAG ATGTCGAGCTCGATAGCAATGTACCCTGAACCGGACGCTGTCTCCCGCAGCCACAGCACCTACTGCATCAGACTGCAATACAGCCTCCCCGAATCCCaatccctcctcgccttcctccGAGACCAAAAGCTCAGCATCACATacgccgccgcagccgccACAGTCCTCGCCATAAAACAGACCTACGGGAAAGGCCACGAAACAGGCGCCCTGCTAGGAATAACACGCAACGCACGGCGCTGGCTGAAGACCGAGCTCGAACTGGGCGAAGAGGGCCACCGCGCCCCCTGCGCCTCGGATGTCGTCTTCCTCTGGATCCCATTCAAGGAGGAATACTTTGCCGCCTCGACCAAGGATACCATTTTACAGCTCGGCCGTGCAATTCGCACCGAGATGGGGCCCCATTTGACGTCGCCGCATTACATCGCCAGTCTCTCCTTCACGGCAGGCCGGTTTGTGTCTGCCCTCGCCGCGGAAGGGGAACCTACGCCCTCGCCCCAGGCCCCGGGGTTCTCGCCACAGGGTGCATTGCCGCTGACGCGTGAGTTTTCGTCGCCGACGGCCTCGATCCGGGCGCATGACTTTGAGCACTCGGGGCGCCAGATTAACCCGTCGGCGTGGGTGGGTATGTTCTCGCTCTGGGAGAGGGTTACCCTGTCGATGGGCTTTGATACAAAGTACTACGAGCCGAGAACGATGGAGGATTTCATGGCGCTTACCAAGAGGAACTTGGGAACTCTCATTCCTtag